The window ACCAGGTGACGCACTGGACCCGCGTACAGGGGCGCGACTTCATGCGCTACGAACTGGCCGGCCGCAACCACATCCCCGACCACAGCGCCTGGGCGCGCAGCCTGCTGGGCGTGCAAGACCCGCAGGCCGACTGGCTGGAGTACGAAGACCTGAGCGACGGCAGCTATCGCGCCGTGCATGTGGTGGAGGACCGCATCGATATGTGCCTGTTCATGTCAGCGCGCCCCGACCTGCCCTCGCGCTCCTGGCTGGCCGGCCTGTTTGCGAAAGAGAAACTGGAAGAGGCCGACCGCGTCGGCCTGCTGGTGGGCCAACCCATCGAGAAAGGCGCGGACACCGGCCCGACCGTGTGCTCCTGCTTTGGCGTGGGGCGCAACACCATCTGCAACGCCATCCGCACGCAGGGGCTCAGTGAAGTGGGCCAGGTCACAGCCTGTCTAAAGGCCGGCGGCAATTGCGGCTCGTGCGTACCCGAGATCAAGAAGCTGATCGTCGAGGTCAGACTGCAGGACGCGGCCGAATTGCGGGAGGGGGCGAAGGCCGCCTAAAGGAGATTGAGGGAAAAAGCGATCGTGGTTGACCATCTGCAAGAGATGCTGTTATTATCTCGCTTCTCGGAGTGTAGCGCAGCCCGGTAGCGCACCTGGTTTGGGACCAGGGGGTCCAAGGTTCGAATCCTTGTACTCCGACCACTCATGAAAAACGGGCTGTCGTGGACAGCCCGTTTTCTTTTCTGGATCGTTGGCGGTAGCGCATCCGCGCAGCATCACGCCGCCAGCCACGCCGAACTGCCCTTAGCTCAACTGGATAGAGCAATGGCCTTCTAAGCCATAGGTCGGGGGTTCGAGTCCCTCAGGGCAGGCCAAGCTTCCTCGCATTTTTCCTTGCAGATCAGGCACTTAGCGGTTCATCAGGCGGGACGCATTCACCACGATGACCACTGTATTTTACACGCGCACTGCACCAGAACTGCACCAAGCGCAGTAACTTGATTAGCTTGCACGATTCGGCTACACCCACGGCGGAACAAAATCCTCATCCACGCTTTGGGGCGCCCGGCTTACCACGGCCACCTGGAATGCCTCTGGCGGGGATTCGCTAGCCAATGTTGTACGAACGACCTTAAGCCGTGCCTTGAGGGCTTGCCCCATCGTCGGGTGCATACTCGCAAGACGCCCCACTCGACTAGATGCGCTCGCCAAAGCTTTTACCAAATCTGCACCTCGGTCGCCCTCCAGAACTCTCCGCTCAATCGCAAATACTTGCGCACGGATGTTTTGTCGCGTCTCTTTAGGGAGTGCCACCCGCTTGTTTATCACGAGTTTCGTGGCCGTCATCCTTTTGGATCGGGTCGACACTTCGTGTTTGGTGCGCTTCGGACGCAGAGAATAACGTCCCAACATTCCGTAAATCTTTGCCACAACCAACGACTGAACCTCTTTAGTGACATGTTGGCGCGACGAGACGATTACGTCATCCACGTACCGCGTATACGTCAGACCCATAGCTGCCAACTGCTCAACTAGTCGCGGCTCGTAGTCCCAAAAAACAAGATTCGCCATGTAGGAGCTAGTTATAGCTCCCTGCGGAATTCCATCATCTTTCACTGTTAGCGCAGTCAATAGCTCAGAGACCTCGTCCGAAAATCGGAAAAAGTCTCGCCAAATACTCACGACGTGATCCCGCCCGACGCTCGGGAAAAAATTCTGAATGTCCTCGGAAATGGAAAGATGCGCGCCTTTATGAGACTCGGCGTTTAATCGGGGACTACGCCCCTTGAGGCTCCCCTGCAAGTAAGGAGGGAATTTGACCTTCTGCAGCAGTCGCTCTTTGATCTTTCTTTGAATCTCTTTTAGCTTGGGCTTAGCATCAAATGTTTGACGGATTGAGCCATCCGCTTTTTGCTCTTGAGCTGCAATCCGGTAAAGAACCTCGGCCCTACTCGCCACCGTCAGTAGTTGATCCTTGGGAACGGCCAGCACACGTGCTAGCGCATCAAGCGTTCCAATTCTTTGGTGGGGATAATTGGGAAACTCACTCGTCATGTCGCGTATTGAGCAGATTGAGAGCCGTATCCGCAAGCTGACCTGCTAGGTCTTTGTTTATTCCTGCCAGTTCACCCTCATCTGCACCCAAGAAGAACAGTATTTCAATGGGCACACCCAAAGCGCCTGCAATTGACTTTATTGTCGACAGCGTTGGGTCTCTCTTCGAGTTCTCTAGCATCGAGAGATAAGACACGGAGCAGTTTGCCTTCTCAGCCAAGGCGGACTGAGAAAGCCCCTGCTTTACCCTGCATAGTTGGATGGCGGAACCGAGATTCATAAAATAAAAATTTGATGGGCTTGCTGCGCCTACGGGCTGAACCTTCACTTAATTAGATCCTTGATGTTGCTAATCAAATTAAGCACTACAGCGATCACCTGAAGCGCACGCAAGCCAATTGACTCCAGCTGCGGGCCCTTCACTTGTGCGTCAATGCGCTCAAGTTCGCCGATCACACTATCCAGTTCAGCCACGACGCTAACGTCGAGTTGGCCGTGATGCGCGTCTCGCAGCTTTTTCAAAGTGCGAACGCTGCTCTCAAGAGAGTTGTACTGCATGATGCTGCTCCTTTTTCAATCCGGGCGAAATTGCCCAGTCCCGTTAAGCAAAGAGCCGGAAG is drawn from Herbaspirillum seropedicae and contains these coding sequences:
- a CDS encoding helix-turn-helix domain-containing protein yields the protein MKVQPVGAASPSNFYFMNLGSAIQLCRVKQGLSQSALAEKANCSVSYLSMLENSKRDPTLSTIKSIAGALGVPIEILFFLGADEGELAGINKDLAGQLADTALNLLNTRHDE
- a CDS encoding reverse transcriptase family protein; translated protein: MTSEFPNYPHQRIGTLDALARVLAVPKDQLLTVASRAEVLYRIAAQEQKADGSIRQTFDAKPKLKEIQRKIKERLLQKVKFPPYLQGSLKGRSPRLNAESHKGAHLSISEDIQNFFPSVGRDHVVSIWRDFFRFSDEVSELLTALTVKDDGIPQGAITSSYMANLVFWDYEPRLVEQLAAMGLTYTRYVDDVIVSSRQHVTKEVQSLVVAKIYGMLGRYSLRPKRTKHEVSTRSKRMTATKLVINKRVALPKETRQNIRAQVFAIERRVLEGDRGADLVKALASASSRVGRLASMHPTMGQALKARLKVVRTTLASESPPEAFQVAVVSRAPQSVDEDFVPPWV